A single Nicotiana tabacum cultivar K326 chromosome 5, ASM71507v2, whole genome shotgun sequence DNA region contains:
- the LOC107814855 gene encoding tubulin beta-1 chain: MREILHIQGGQCGNQIGSKFWEVVCDEHGIDPTGRYVGTSDLQLERVNVYYNEASCGRFVPRAVLMDLEPGTMDSVRTGPYGQIFRPDNFVFGQSGAGNNWAKGHYTEGAELIDSVLDVVRKEAENCDCLQGFQVCHSLGGGTGSGMGTLLISKIREEYPDRMMLTFSVFPSPKVSDTVVEPYNATLSVHQLVENADECMVLDNEALYDICFRTLKLTTPSFGDLNHLISATMSGVTCCLRFPGQLNSDLRKLAVNLIPFPRLHFFMVGFAPLTSRGSQQYRALTVPELTQQMWDAKNMMCAADPRHGRYLTASAMFRGKMSTKEVDEQMINVQNKNSSYFVEWIPNNVKSSVCDIPPRGLSMASTFIGNSTSIQEMFRRVSEQFTAMFRRKAFLHWYTGEGMDEMEFTEAESNMNDLVSEYQQYQDATADDEGEYEEEEEYDHEGN; this comes from the exons ATGAGAGAAATCCTTCACATTCAAGGTGGACAATGTGGAAACCAGATCGGATCAAAGTTCTGGGAAGTTGTCTGTGATGAACATGGAATTGATCCTACTGGACGCTATGTTGGAACCTCAGATCTGCAGTTGGAACGTGTTAATGTGTATTACAATGAAGCGTCATGTGGGAGGTTTGTTCCCCGTGCAGTGCTCATGGATCTTGAGCCTGGCACGATGGACAGTGTGAGGACTGGTCCTTATGGCCAGATCTTTAGGCCTGATAACTTTGTTTTCGGTCAATCTGGTGCTGGAAACAATTGGGCTAAGGGGCATTACACTGAGGGTGCTGAGcttattgattctgttctagaTGTTGTTAGGAAGGAGGCTGAGAATTGTGACTGTCTTCAAG GATTCCAAGTGTGCCACTCACTTGGTGGAGGAACAGGTTCTGGAATGGGAACCTTGCTAATCTCAAAGATCAGGGAGGAATACCCTGACCGCATGATGCTCACATTCTCTGTTTTCCCATCACCAAAGGTTTCAGATACAGTGGTTGAGCCATATAATGCTACCCTTTCAGTGCATCAGCTTGTTGAAAATGCTGATGAGTGTATGGTGCTTGACAATGAAGCTTTATATGACATCTGTTTCAGGACTCTCAAGCTTACCACGCCCAGCT TTGGAGATTTGAACCACTTGATTTCTGCTACAATGAGTGGGGTCACTTGCTGCCTCAGGTTCCCGGGTCAATTGAACTCTGATCTTCGGAAGCTTGCTGTTAACCTGATCCCCTTCCCTCGTTTACACTTCTTCATGGTTGGGTTTGCTCCTCTCACTTCTCGTGGTTCACAGCAATACCGTGCACTAACAGTCCCGGAGCTGACTCAGCAAATGTGGGATGCCAAGAACATGATGTGTGCTGCTGATCCACGTCATGGTCGTTACCTCACTGCCTCAGCCATGTTCAGGGGTAAAATGAGCACTAAGGAAGTCGATGAGCAGATGATTAATGTTCAGAACAAGAACTCTTCTTACTTTGTTGAATGGATTCCAAACAATGTAAAATCCAGTGTCTGCGACATCCCACCCAGAGGTCTCTCAATGGCATCCACCTTCATTGGAAACTCAACTTCCATTCAGGAAATGTTTAGGAGGGTGAGCGAGCAGTTTACTGCTATGTTCAGGAGAAAGGCTTTCTTGCATTGGTACACAGGGGAAGGAATGGACGAAATGGAGTTCACAGAAGCTGAAAGCAACATGAACGACCTTGTGTCTGAGTATCAGCAATATCAGGATGCCACTGCTGATGACGAAGGTGAATACGAGGAGGAGGAAGAGTACGATCATGAAGGCAACTGA